From the Plodia interpunctella isolate USDA-ARS_2022_Savannah chromosome 5, ilPloInte3.2, whole genome shotgun sequence genome, one window contains:
- the Prip gene encoding aquaporin AQPcic, with protein MGDLAKRIGFDELTNGAAGIGKALAAEFIGNLLLNLFGCGSVINVKNGVDAPVNIILVALTFGFTIFAAVSAIGHISGGHLNPAVTVGLASVGRVKPVRAILYIVAQCAGACAGSGLLKALTPDRVAGNLGMTTLGTDVTSLQGFGIEFFLGFVLIFVVCGVCDPHKPDAKATAPLAIGLTVALGHLMAVDYTGASMNPARSFGSAIVHAVIWENHWVYWAGPVAGGVAAALLYVHVFSAPAVDSPHYRPVATDDKELKRLGGKSEA; from the exons ATGGGTGATCTCGCAAAGAGGATCGGCTTTGACGAGCTGACGAACGGCGCAGCGGGGATCGGCAAGGCTCTCGCGGCGGAATTTATCG GTAACCTTCTGCTGAACCTGTTCGGATGCGGTTCAGTCATTAACGTGAAAAATGGTGTCGACGCACCCGTCAACATCATCCTCGTCGCGCTGACTTTCGGTTTTACTATCTTCGCTGCTGTATCT GCAATAGGCCACATATCCGGCGGTCACCTCAACCCAGCAGTGACAGTAGGCCTCGCATCAGTGGGACGGGTGAAGCCTGTGCGAGCGATTCTGTACATCGTGGCCCAGTGCGCCGGAGCATGCGCCGGCTCCGGCCTTCTGAAAGCCCTGACGCCGGACCGGGTTGCCGGCAATCTTGGCATGACCACTTTAGGCACTGATGTCACTTCCTTGCAAGGATTCGGCATTGAATTCTTCCTTGGATTTGTTCTCATCTTCGTTGTGTGTGGt GTATGCGACCCTCACAAGCCAGACGCGAAGGCTACAGCCCCGCTGGCCATCGGGCTGACGGTGGCGCTCGGACACCTGATGGCCGTGGACTACACCGGCGCCTCCATGAACCCGGCGCGCTCCTTCGGCTCGGCCATCGTGCATGCCGTCATATGGGAGAACCACTGG GTGTACTGGGCGGGCCCCGTGGCGGGAGGAGTGGCGGCCGCTCTGCTGTACGTGCACGTGTTCTCGGCGCCCGCTGTCGACAGCCCGCACTACAGACCCGTCGCCACCGACGACAAGGAG ttgaAACGACTGGGCGGCAAATCTGAGGCCTGA